The proteins below come from a single Candidatus Omnitrophota bacterium genomic window:
- a CDS encoding NIL domain-containing protein, protein MPRKQVTLIFPQHLIKEPVIYMMAKEFDVVPNIRRAKVTESVGEVTLELEGGEEGLKKAVAFLEKKGVKVEPVVGDVVSS, encoded by the coding sequence ATGCCGCGCAAGCAAGTGACGTTGATTTTCCCGCAGCACCTGATCAAAGAGCCGGTGATCTACATGATGGCCAAGGAATTTGATGTGGTGCCGAACATCCGCCGCGCGAAAGTCACGGAGAGCGTTGGCGAGGTCACCCTGGAGCTTGAAGGCGGCGAAGAGGGCCTCAAGAAAGCCGTCGCGTTCCTCGAGAAAAAGGGTGTCAAGGTCGAGCCGGTCGTCGGCGATGTTGTTTCATCATAA
- a CDS encoding sulfurtransferase TusA family protein: MDSAKRVLRVDQSVDARSSEGPSVYQRAVETLQTMAEEDVLELLIDEGEPLRTIPFALRAEGHEILISEPAQPGVRLLVRKRSLLT, translated from the coding sequence ATGGATTCTGCCAAGCGGGTCTTGCGGGTGGATCAGTCGGTGGATGCGCGCAGCAGCGAAGGGCCGTCAGTGTACCAGCGGGCCGTCGAGACATTGCAGACGATGGCCGAAGAAGACGTGCTGGAGCTCCTCATCGACGAAGGCGAGCCGCTGCGCACGATTCCGTTTGCGTTGCGCGCCGAAGGCCATGAGATCCTCATCAGCGAACCGGCCCAACCCGGCGTTCGATTGCTTGTCAGGAAACGATCACTTCTTACCTAA
- a CDS encoding MoaD/ThiS family protein, giving the protein MAVTVRIPTPLQRLTSGQGEVSCEGKTVTELLADLEKRHPGIKERICDEQGQLRRFVNVFVNEEDIRFLKGDQTAVKDGDEVSIIPAIAGG; this is encoded by the coding sequence ATGGCAGTGACGGTACGAATCCCCACGCCGCTGCAGCGGCTGACAAGCGGGCAGGGAGAAGTGTCGTGCGAAGGGAAGACCGTGACCGAGCTGTTGGCCGATTTGGAGAAGCGGCATCCCGGCATCAAGGAACGCATCTGCGATGAGCAAGGACAGCTGCGACGCTTCGTCAATGTGTTCGTCAATGAAGAAGACATTCGGTTTCTGAAGGGCGATCAGACCGCCGTGAAAGACGGCGACGAGGTGTCCATCATTCCCGCGATCGCCGGCGGCTAA
- the cysK gene encoding cysteine synthase A: MNGVKQKIAGSVTELIGNTPMVRLRRIGGPKDATILAKLESFNPGGSVKDRICLAMVEDAEARGLLKPGATVVEPTSGNTGIGLAMICAVRGYKVILTMPETMSAERIHLLKRYGAQLVLTPAKEGMMGAVRRAEAIAKETAHAFIPQQFQNAANPEAHRRTTAQEILRATGGEIDAFVAGVGTGGTITGVGEVLKKRLPKVRIVAVEPKKSPVLSGGQPGPHMIQGIGAGFVPQVLNRSVIDEILAVEDEAAYEMSRRLAKDEGLCMGMSSGAACWGAVKVAKELGSGKTVVTVFPDTGERYFSLAPLFDE, translated from the coding sequence ATGAATGGCGTCAAACAGAAAATCGCCGGCAGCGTCACCGAGCTGATCGGCAATACCCCGATGGTTCGCCTGCGGCGCATCGGCGGGCCGAAGGACGCCACGATCTTGGCGAAGCTCGAGTCGTTCAATCCTGGCGGCAGTGTCAAGGACCGCATCTGCCTGGCGATGGTTGAAGACGCCGAGGCGCGCGGGCTGCTCAAGCCTGGGGCGACGGTGGTGGAGCCGACCTCCGGCAACACCGGCATCGGCTTGGCGATGATCTGCGCGGTCAGGGGCTACAAGGTCATTCTGACGATGCCGGAGACGATGAGCGCTGAGCGCATCCACCTGCTGAAACGCTACGGGGCCCAGCTCGTGCTCACCCCGGCGAAGGAAGGGATGATGGGCGCGGTGCGCCGCGCCGAAGCGATCGCCAAAGAGACCGCGCACGCCTTCATCCCGCAGCAGTTTCAGAATGCGGCCAATCCGGAAGCGCACCGGCGCACTACGGCCCAGGAAATTTTGCGGGCGACTGGCGGCGAGATCGACGCGTTCGTGGCCGGCGTGGGCACCGGCGGCACGATCACCGGGGTCGGAGAAGTCTTGAAAAAACGGCTGCCAAAGGTCAGAATAGTGGCGGTTGAGCCGAAGAAATCGCCTGTCCTTTCCGGCGGCCAGCCAGGCCCTCATATGATTCAAGGGATCGGTGCTGGCTTTGTGCCTCAAGTCCTGAATCGCAGCGTCATCGATGAGATCCTCGCCGTCGAGGATGAGGCGGCCTACGAGATGTCGCGGCGGCTGGCGAAAGACGAGGGGTTATGCATGGGCATGTCCTCCGGGGCGGCCTGCTGGGGCGCGGTGAAAGTGGCGAAAGAGCTGGGCAGCGGCAAGACGGTCGTGACGGTGTTTCCGGATACCGGCGAGCGCTATTTCAGCCTCGCGCCGCTGTTTGACGAGTAA
- a CDS encoding M67 family metallopeptidase translates to MVRISQRLYREIIAHCQSRYPKEACGLLAGAAAPRAGQAGARPGSCRAGDVVQVYPMTNVEDSPIGYAMDPKEQLQNERQMRSRNQRLVGIYHSHTASPAYPSSVDVGLAISPEVSYVLVSLQDRAHPALKSFRIDGQQITAEEAIIEDGPCGHT, encoded by the coding sequence ATGGTTCGAATTTCTCAGCGGTTGTATCGGGAGATCATCGCGCATTGCCAGAGCCGGTACCCGAAAGAAGCGTGCGGGCTCTTGGCGGGGGCGGCGGCGCCACGAGCGGGACAGGCCGGGGCCCGCCCCGGCTCGTGTCGGGCCGGGGACGTGGTGCAGGTCTATCCGATGACGAATGTCGAAGACAGCCCGATCGGCTATGCGATGGATCCGAAGGAACAGTTGCAGAACGAACGGCAGATGCGAAGCCGCAACCAGCGGTTGGTCGGTATTTATCACTCGCATACGGCCAGCCCGGCCTATCCTTCGTCGGTGGATGTGGGGCTGGCGATCTCGCCGGAGGTGTCGTACGTGCTGGTGTCGCTGCAGGACCGCGCGCATCCGGCGCTGAAGAGCTTCCGCATCGACGGCCAGCAGATTACGGCTGAAGAGGCGATCATTGAGGACGGGCCATGCGGACACACGTAA
- a CDS encoding sodium:calcium antiporter, producing the protein MPHRHASLALWRDYALLAAALLLTGQWIVVHGLLRLPFGPVLETLLPGLAIFGSAVLLSWAAELAQLEISQALALAFLALVAVLPEYAVDMFLAWKAAHHPEYTAFAAANMTGSNRLLIGMGWPAVLLAFWARTKRREIRVAPSQRLEIATLFVATCYAFLIPLKRTLSLWDTLILISLFIVYLRAASRGHMEEPGLAGPPERIALLPRGWRRIATLLLFLFPAAAIVLSAEPFANGLLQNARRLGIEEFILIQWLAPLASESPEFIVAIIFALRRNPTAGLGTLVSSKVNQWTLLVGMLPLVYAVSGRFWHPMALDARQCEEIFLTAAQSLLALVVLANMSFGLWEALLLFALFALQFAFPTPEVRAWLAVGYVVIALGYLATPRFRRSVVELFRFGWR; encoded by the coding sequence ATGCCACATCGCCACGCCTCGCTCGCCCTCTGGCGCGATTACGCGCTGCTGGCGGCGGCACTCCTCCTGACCGGCCAGTGGATTGTCGTGCACGGCCTGCTGCGCCTTCCCTTCGGCCCGGTGCTGGAGACGCTGCTGCCAGGGCTGGCCATTTTCGGCTCGGCCGTCCTGCTCTCCTGGGCCGCCGAGCTCGCCCAGCTGGAGATTTCTCAAGCGCTGGCGCTGGCATTTCTCGCCTTGGTGGCGGTGCTGCCGGAATATGCGGTCGATATGTTCTTGGCCTGGAAGGCGGCGCACCATCCGGAATATACGGCTTTTGCCGCCGCCAACATGACCGGCTCCAACCGGCTCTTGATCGGCATGGGCTGGCCGGCGGTGCTGCTGGCGTTTTGGGCGCGCACCAAACGGCGCGAAATCCGGGTCGCCCCTTCGCAGCGGCTGGAAATCGCCACACTCTTCGTCGCCACCTGCTACGCGTTTCTGATCCCTCTCAAACGGACGCTGTCGCTGTGGGACACGCTAATACTCATCAGCTTGTTCATCGTGTATCTCCGCGCGGCGAGCCGTGGCCACATGGAGGAGCCGGGATTGGCCGGTCCGCCGGAGCGCATCGCGCTCTTGCCGAGGGGGTGGCGCCGGATAGCCACGCTGTTGCTGTTTCTGTTTCCGGCCGCGGCCATTGTCCTCTCGGCGGAGCCCTTCGCCAACGGGCTGCTCCAGAACGCGCGGCGCTTAGGGATCGAGGAGTTTATTCTGATTCAGTGGCTGGCCCCGCTGGCGTCGGAGTCTCCCGAGTTTATCGTCGCCATCATCTTTGCGCTGCGCCGCAACCCGACCGCGGGGTTGGGCACGCTGGTGTCGTCGAAAGTGAATCAATGGACGCTGCTCGTGGGCATGCTGCCGCTGGTCTACGCCGTCTCCGGGCGGTTCTGGCATCCGATGGCGCTGGATGCGCGGCAATGCGAAGAAATCTTTCTCACCGCGGCGCAATCGCTGCTTGCCCTGGTCGTGCTGGCGAATATGAGCTTCGGGCTCTGGGAAGCGCTGCTGCTGTTTGCGCTGTTTGCGCTGCAATTCGCGTTTCCAACACCGGAGGTCCGCGCCTGGCTGGCGGTCGGCTACGTGGTGATCGCGCTTGGCTATCTGGCGACCCCGCGGTTTCGGCGGTCGGTGGTTGAGCTCTTTCGGTTTGGCTGGCGTTAG
- a CDS encoding threonine synthase has protein sequence MSYVLGLKCRECGRLYPKEVINVCEYCFGSIEVDYDYEAIRRVLTRAAIASRPQSLWRYRELLPIEGEPTVGLTSGFTPLFRANRLAEVLGVRELYIKDDSVSHPTLSFKDRVVSVALTRAKELGFDTVACASTGNLANAVSAHAAKAGLKCYVFIPADLESGKVIASLIYHPTVVAVEGTYDDVNRLCAELSAKYPWAFVNVNIRPYYAEGSKSYGFEVAEQLGWNTPQHIVVPAASGSLITKISKSFKELTQLGIIPKARTKFYAAQAVGCSPIVQAIKEQSDIVKPVKPKTIAKSLAIGNPADGYYATKVILDAGGGGDAVADDEIIDAMRLLAETEGVFTETAGGVTLGVAKKLIEQGQIPRDESIVVCITGNGLKTLEPLQERLDRVGKPVHIKPSMASFEAALGDRLAGHAAKR, from the coding sequence ATGAGCTATGTCTTAGGCCTCAAATGCCGAGAGTGCGGGCGCCTCTATCCCAAAGAGGTCATCAATGTCTGCGAGTACTGCTTTGGGAGCATCGAGGTCGACTACGACTACGAGGCGATCCGCCGCGTGCTCACGCGAGCGGCGATCGCTTCGCGCCCGCAGTCGTTATGGCGCTACCGCGAGCTGCTGCCGATCGAAGGCGAGCCGACGGTCGGCTTAACCTCCGGTTTCACCCCGCTGTTTCGCGCCAACCGGCTGGCGGAAGTCCTTGGTGTGCGCGAGCTCTACATTAAAGACGATTCGGTCTCCCATCCGACGCTGTCGTTTAAAGATCGCGTGGTCTCGGTCGCGCTGACGCGCGCCAAGGAGCTAGGATTTGACACGGTGGCGTGCGCCTCGACCGGCAACCTCGCCAATGCGGTTTCGGCCCACGCGGCGAAGGCCGGGCTCAAATGTTACGTGTTCATTCCGGCGGACCTGGAAAGCGGCAAAGTGATCGCCTCGCTGATTTATCATCCGACGGTGGTGGCGGTTGAAGGGACGTATGATGACGTGAACCGCCTGTGCGCGGAACTCTCCGCAAAATATCCGTGGGCGTTTGTGAACGTGAACATCCGGCCGTATTACGCCGAAGGCTCCAAGAGCTACGGCTTCGAAGTCGCCGAGCAGCTCGGATGGAACACGCCGCAGCATATCGTGGTTCCGGCGGCGAGCGGCTCGCTGATCACCAAAATCTCTAAATCATTCAAAGAGCTCACTCAGCTTGGCATCATTCCGAAAGCGCGCACGAAGTTTTACGCGGCCCAAGCCGTGGGCTGCTCGCCGATTGTGCAGGCCATCAAAGAACAATCAGACATCGTCAAGCCGGTCAAGCCGAAGACCATCGCGAAGTCCCTGGCCATCGGCAATCCAGCCGATGGGTACTATGCGACCAAAGTGATTCTGGACGCCGGCGGGGGCGGGGACGCGGTGGCGGATGACGAGATCATCGATGCGATGCGGCTGCTGGCAGAAACCGAAGGCGTCTTCACCGAGACCGCCGGCGGGGTCACACTCGGGGTGGCCAAAAAATTGATTGAGCAGGGGCAGATCCCGCGCGACGAGTCGATCGTGGTGTGCATCACCGGCAACGGGCTCAAAACCCTGGAGCCGCTGCAGGAGCGGCTGGATCGGGTGGGCAAGCCGGTGCACATCAAGCCGAGTATGGCCTCCTTTGAGGCCGCGCTGGGCGACCGGCTGGCGGGCCACGCAGCGAAACGGTAA
- a CDS encoding HesA/MoeB/ThiF family protein: protein MGLSKEQIARYSRQLILPEVGVKGQERLKESSVLIVGAGGLGSPAALYLAAAGVGTIGIVDEEAVAIGNLHRQILYRTDEVGWPKSLTAQGRLTRLNSEITVRAIQGRLTAANATELVCSAHIVLDGSDNFATRYLVNDACVLQRKPLIYGGVVRLDGQVLAILPKQSACFRCVFPEPPQGGDIPNCQEAGVLGSCAGVIGTVMAHEALKLLLGFGEALTDRLLVFDGRTSRFRETPVRRNPQCAVCGDHPTITDIRQQTSPARAEPGRADTRPCQINNEEGQCRASK from the coding sequence ATGGGTTTATCCAAAGAGCAGATTGCGCGCTACAGCCGGCAGCTCATCTTGCCGGAGGTCGGCGTGAAGGGGCAGGAGCGGCTCAAGGAGTCCTCCGTGCTCATTGTCGGCGCCGGAGGGCTTGGCAGCCCGGCAGCGCTGTATCTGGCGGCGGCCGGTGTCGGCACCATCGGCATTGTCGATGAAGAGGCGGTGGCGATTGGCAATTTGCATCGGCAAATCCTGTATCGCACGGATGAGGTCGGCTGGCCCAAGAGCCTGACCGCGCAGGGGCGGCTCACGCGGTTGAATTCCGAGATTACCGTGCGGGCGATCCAGGGGCGCTTGACGGCGGCGAATGCGACCGAGCTGGTCTGCTCGGCCCACATCGTGCTCGACGGCTCGGATAATTTCGCCACCCGCTACCTGGTCAATGATGCCTGCGTGCTGCAGCGCAAGCCGCTCATCTACGGGGGCGTAGTGCGTCTTGACGGGCAGGTCCTGGCGATTCTGCCGAAACAGAGTGCGTGCTTCCGCTGCGTGTTTCCTGAGCCCCCGCAGGGCGGCGATATTCCCAATTGCCAGGAGGCCGGGGTGCTGGGATCCTGCGCTGGCGTCATCGGCACCGTGATGGCGCACGAGGCGTTGAAACTTCTGTTGGGGTTTGGCGAGGCGCTGACGGATCGGCTGCTCGTCTTTGACGGGCGGACGAGCCGTTTCCGAGAGACGCCGGTGCGCCGCAACCCGCAGTGCGCAGTCTGCGGCGACCACCCCACCATCACCGACATCAGACAGCAGACATCCCCGGCTCGAGCCGAGCCGGGGCGGGCAGACACCAGACCATGCCAGATCAACAACGAGGAGGGGCAATGCCGCGCAAGCAAGTGA